In Deltaproteobacteria bacterium, a single genomic region encodes these proteins:
- the nuoK gene encoding NADH-quinone oxidoreductase subunit NuoK, with protein MLPMSYYLVLGTLIFGLGVLGVLIRRNALVIFMSIELMLNAVNLTFITLSRYLETLHGQIYVFFVMTVAAAEVAVGLAIIMLLYRNWGTANIDDINLMKW; from the coding sequence ATGCTTCCCATGAGTTATTACCTGGTACTCGGCACCCTGATTTTCGGGTTGGGGGTTCTGGGGGTATTGATACGACGCAATGCCCTGGTGATCTTCATGTCCATCGAGCTAATGTTAAACGCGGTGAACTTGACTTTTATCACTTTGTCCCGCTATCTGGAAACTCTCCATGGCCAGATTTACGTATTTTTTGTCATGACTGTGGCGGCTGCCGAGGTAGCTGTGGGGCTGGCCATTATTATGCTGCTCTACCGTAATTGGGGAACAGCCAACATAGACGACATCAACTTGATGAAGTGGTAA